A single window of Candidatus Schekmanbacteria bacterium DNA harbors:
- a CDS encoding flavodoxin family protein yields the protein MKVLGISGSPRRNKTTDRLVQEVLSTVDCESEFISLAGKKISPCIACLGCVKDNICKVKDDMTELRKKIVEADAYVIGAPNYFSVLNGLTHCFMERFYQFRHREGKAVAGKLGIAVGVGGGMPNAPAENIKTFFQYNQIECIGEITAQGAACCFVCGYGETCKVGAIYMFMGEGTKITDEIIPDLSKQPDKIEEAHQLGKKLSERLKSFALGT from the coding sequence ATGAAAGTACTGGGAATATCAGGAAGCCCTCGCAGGAACAAGACGACAGACAGGCTTGTGCAGGAGGTTTTGAGTACAGTTGATTGTGAAAGTGAATTCATTTCTCTTGCAGGGAAAAAAATTTCTCCCTGCATTGCCTGCCTTGGATGTGTAAAAGATAATATCTGTAAAGTGAAAGATGATATGACAGAGTTGCGCAAAAAAATTGTTGAGGCAGATGCCTATGTGATTGGTGCTCCTAATTATTTTTCAGTACTCAATGGATTGACGCACTGCTTTATGGAACGTTTTTATCAATTCAGACATCGTGAGGGGAAGGCAGTTGCGGGGAAGCTCGGTATTGCTGTTGGCGTTGGGGGAGGTATGCCCAATGCTCCTGCAGAAAACATCAAAACCTTTTTCCAATATAATCAGATTGAGTGTATTGGGGAGATTACAGCTCAAGGGGCGGCATGCTGTTTTGTGTGTGGATATGGAGAAACCTGCAAAGTTGGAGCAATTTATATGTTTATGGGTGAAGGGACAAAAATTACAGATGAGATAATTCCTGACCTTTCAAAACAACCTGATAAGATTGAAGAAGCACATCAACTTGGCAAAAAACTTAGTGAAAGACTGAAAAGTTTTGCCCTCGGCACTTAA